A stretch of the Bdellovibrio sp. 22V genome encodes the following:
- a CDS encoding ABC transporter ATP-binding protein — translation MLEILNIGKSFSSQTALKGINLSIGEGEFFSLLGPSGCGKTTLLRIIAGLEKACEGKILFNGQRIDTLPAQQRPFNMVFQRYALFPHMTVGENIAYGLKLKKLHRDHIEAKVAEVLALVDMAEFRDRKPETLSGGQSQRVAVARALVNEPKVLLLDEPLSALDQRMREHMQKELRALQRKLGLTFICVTHDQEEALALSDRIGIMNHGVLEHVSSPREIYENPETIFAAQFVEATTCLKGELVEISEDLATIRLGDGSLIKGKFNLPPEQARIGMSLEAYVRKAMVFGDRPR, via the coding sequence ATGTTAGAGATTCTGAATATAGGCAAAAGTTTTTCCAGTCAAACAGCCTTGAAGGGAATCAACCTTTCGATCGGCGAGGGAGAGTTTTTCTCTTTACTCGGTCCCAGCGGCTGCGGGAAAACCACTCTGCTTAGAATCATTGCCGGTCTCGAAAAAGCCTGCGAGGGAAAAATTCTCTTTAATGGGCAACGCATCGACACACTTCCGGCGCAACAACGCCCCTTCAACATGGTTTTTCAGCGTTACGCTCTTTTTCCGCATATGACGGTCGGCGAGAACATCGCTTACGGTCTGAAGCTTAAAAAGCTTCATCGCGATCACATTGAAGCGAAGGTCGCCGAGGTCTTGGCTTTGGTCGACATGGCCGAGTTTCGCGATCGCAAGCCTGAAACTCTTTCCGGCGGGCAAAGTCAGCGAGTTGCCGTGGCGCGCGCGCTGGTGAATGAGCCCAAAGTGCTTTTGCTGGATGAGCCCCTGTCCGCGTTGGACCAGCGTATGCGCGAGCACATGCAAAAAGAATTGCGGGCTTTACAACGCAAACTTGGCTTAACGTTTATTTGTGTGACCCATGACCAGGAAGAAGCCCTGGCTCTTTCCGATCGTATTGGCATCATGAATCACGGTGTGTTGGAGCATGTGAGCTCTCCGCGCGAAATCTATGAAAACCCCGAAACTATTTTCGCCGCACAGTTTGTCGAGGCGACAACCTGTCTCAAAGGGGAGCTGGTGGAGATCAGTGAGGATCTTGCGACGATTCGCTTAGGGGACGGCAGTCTGATCAAAGGCAAATTCAATTTACCGCCGGAACAAGCGCGCATCGGTATGAGCCTCGAAGCCTATGTTCGTAAAGCTATGGTCTTTGGGGACCGCCCTCGATGA
- a CDS encoding ABC transporter permease encodes MKFKDYLLLPALLWFLSFILAPVLIVAAVSFATRGTYGGIEWLFSFKNYGRVFSEAYAGILFESLKLSLLTTILCLFLGVLVAWSMATAPARWRPFYVMALALPFLTNLIIRIYAIRVFVGVEGPLQSALSWSGIEFDPYALTQNKALVVYGMVTTYLPYMVFPLYGAFEKFDYQLVEAAQDLGAGAWKILFTVILPNLKKALWSGSLLVFIPALGEYVIPDLLGGAKTMLYGNLITEQFLKSRDWPLGSALSVVMMVILLAIVFVMQKRGSKA; translated from the coding sequence ATGAAGTTTAAAGATTATCTGCTGTTGCCAGCCTTGCTGTGGTTTTTAAGTTTTATTTTAGCGCCTGTTCTTATCGTTGCGGCAGTGAGCTTTGCTACCCGCGGAACTTATGGTGGTATCGAGTGGCTTTTTAGCTTTAAAAATTATGGGCGCGTTTTTTCCGAAGCCTATGCCGGAATTCTTTTTGAAAGTTTAAAGCTGTCATTGTTAACGACGATTCTTTGTTTGTTTCTCGGAGTTCTTGTTGCGTGGTCGATGGCGACGGCTCCGGCGCGGTGGCGTCCGTTTTATGTGATGGCTTTGGCTTTGCCATTTTTGACCAATCTGATTATTCGTATCTATGCGATTCGAGTTTTTGTCGGAGTCGAAGGCCCCTTACAGTCGGCGCTTTCGTGGAGCGGAATTGAGTTTGACCCTTATGCACTGACGCAAAACAAAGCTCTTGTTGTATACGGAATGGTGACGACCTATTTGCCGTACATGGTTTTTCCTTTGTACGGAGCCTTCGAAAAATTCGACTATCAGCTTGTCGAAGCTGCACAGGATTTGGGGGCCGGTGCGTGGAAAATTCTATTCACCGTAATTTTGCCGAATTTGAAAAAAGCTTTGTGGAGCGGATCCTTGCTGGTGTTTATTCCGGCCCTTGGCGAATACGTGATTCCGGATCTTCTTGGCGGCGCGAAGACCATGCTTTACGGAAACCTTATCACCGAACAGTTTTTAAAATCGCGGGACTGGCCTTTGGGGTCAGCTCTCTCGGTGGTGATGATGGTGATTTTACTGGCGATTGTTTTTGTCATGCAAAAGCGCGGGAGCAAAGCATGA
- a CDS encoding ABC transporter permease, whose protein sequence is MKPVERSRPAAPLFARCVHWILLFFLYLPIAVMILGALVVKEAGGTSFSLRWFAEVLSESAWMQSLLNSVLVAGAASFLATLLGTAAAMGLRSNEKTWRYAVSALSLTSLVFPEIVFALSLLSLFFLIKMELSLWTVIIAHVSFSISYVMMTVGARLTALDVSYEDAARDLGASSWQIQTSILLPLLKPAISAGFILSFLLSFDDFLITYFVNGAGQDTLPVKLYTAMKMGVSPKLNALSSLMFLMTLLITIFFFRSSSFRVLFEGSRRKNGSSAEEKNL, encoded by the coding sequence ATGAAGCCCGTCGAAAGAAGTCGCCCGGCGGCCCCTTTGTTCGCGCGATGTGTGCATTGGATCCTTTTGTTTTTCCTTTATCTGCCGATCGCCGTGATGATTCTCGGTGCGCTGGTGGTGAAAGAAGCAGGCGGTACTTCTTTCAGTTTGCGGTGGTTTGCGGAAGTTCTCTCTGAGAGCGCGTGGATGCAAAGTCTTCTTAACAGCGTGCTGGTCGCGGGTGCCGCTAGTTTTTTGGCGACGCTTTTGGGGACGGCCGCGGCTATGGGGCTGCGTTCGAACGAAAAGACTTGGCGATATGCTGTGAGCGCCTTGTCTTTGACGTCGTTGGTTTTTCCGGAAATAGTTTTTGCTCTTTCGCTGCTGTCTTTGTTCTTTCTGATAAAAATGGAACTGAGTTTGTGGACGGTTATCATCGCGCATGTCAGTTTTTCTATTTCGTATGTGATGATGACAGTGGGAGCCCGCTTGACCGCTTTGGATGTTTCTTATGAAGATGCGGCTCGTGATTTGGGTGCGAGTTCTTGGCAGATTCAGACGTCCATTCTTTTGCCGCTATTGAAACCTGCGATCTCGGCGGGATTTATTCTAAGCTTTTTACTTTCGTTCGACGATTTCTTAATCACGTACTTTGTTAACGGAGCCGGGCAGGATACGCTGCCGGTGAAGCTTTACACCGCAATGAAAATGGGGGTCAGCCCCAAGCTGAATGCTTTGTCGAGCTTGATGTTTTTAATGACTTTGTTGATCACTATTTTCTTCTTCCGTTCTTCCTCTTTCCGTGTTCTCTTTGAAGGAAGCCGGAGGAAAAATGGATCGAGTGCAGAAGAAAAAAATCTTTAG
- a CDS encoding MFS transporter, translating to MDRVQKKKIFSWALYDWANSAYSTTVMAGFFPIFFKMYWSHGTDSIVTTARLGTAISVSSLFVALLSPTLGVIADMNGYKKLFCMIFTLLGVLSCAWMGFIPAGDWWSAIWAYGLAMMAFNAASVFYDSLLPYVAEGKMMDYASSLGYAMGYLGGGVLFLINVLMYLFPASFGIADGPAAIKISFLTVAVWWLVFSFPLAKNVPEPAADGTSKNIFLLTQQSFATLKKTLRELYLEKNLLIYMISYWLYIDGVYTVMTMAVDYGVSIGLESKDLIAALLITQFIGFPCAYYFGTVTKRWGARKPILVCIAIYALTVIAATWMSQAWHFYLLATIIGMVQGGVQSLSRSLFGRMSPKEKSGEYFGLFNLVGRFASILGPLVVAVGVTVTGNSRLGMMGLLVLFISGGALLALVKEPALKTE from the coding sequence ATGGATCGAGTGCAGAAGAAAAAAATCTTTAGTTGGGCTCTTTACGATTGGGCCAATAGCGCTTACTCCACAACAGTCATGGCCGGTTTTTTTCCCATCTTTTTTAAGATGTACTGGAGTCACGGAACGGATTCCATCGTTACAACCGCGCGCTTAGGGACAGCGATTTCTGTTTCCAGTTTGTTTGTCGCGCTTTTGAGTCCCACTCTTGGCGTCATCGCCGATATGAACGGCTACAAAAAACTTTTCTGCATGATCTTCACATTGCTCGGTGTATTGTCGTGTGCCTGGATGGGCTTTATTCCGGCAGGGGACTGGTGGAGTGCCATCTGGGCCTACGGTCTTGCGATGATGGCTTTTAATGCCGCAAGCGTTTTCTATGATTCTCTTCTGCCTTATGTGGCGGAAGGCAAGATGATGGATTACGCATCTTCCTTGGGTTATGCCATGGGTTACTTAGGTGGAGGCGTTCTTTTTCTTATCAATGTCTTGATGTACTTGTTTCCTGCAAGCTTCGGCATCGCCGACGGGCCGGCCGCGATTAAAATTTCTTTTTTAACGGTGGCGGTATGGTGGCTGGTATTTTCTTTTCCTCTGGCGAAAAATGTTCCTGAGCCTGCCGCAGACGGCACTTCTAAAAATATTTTTCTGCTGACTCAACAAAGTTTTGCGACACTGAAGAAAACTCTGCGCGAGCTTTATCTTGAAAAAAATCTTCTTATCTACATGATCTCTTACTGGCTTTACATCGACGGCGTGTACACGGTGATGACGATGGCCGTGGATTATGGCGTCTCTATTGGGCTTGAGTCGAAAGACCTCATTGCGGCGCTTTTGATCACGCAGTTTATTGGTTTTCCGTGTGCTTATTATTTTGGAACAGTGACAAAACGTTGGGGCGCACGCAAACCGATTTTGGTGTGCATCGCGATTTACGCGCTCACGGTGATTGCGGCGACGTGGATGTCCCAGGCGTGGCATTTCTATCTTTTAGCGACGATTATCGGGATGGTGCAAGGGGGCGTGCAGTCTTTGAGTCGTTCTCTTTTTGGCCGAATGAGCCCGAAAGAAAAAAGCGGAGAGTACTTTGGACTTTTCAATCTCGTGGGGCGTTTTGCGTCGATTTTGGGACCGCTCGTGGTCGCTGTCGGTGTGACGGTGACAGGGAATTCACGCTTGGGAATGATGGGGCTTTTGGTTTTATTTATCTCGGGCGGCGCGCTTTTGGCTTTGGTTAAAGAGCCCGCTCTTAAGACGGAATAA